A genomic segment from Salvelinus alpinus chromosome 8, SLU_Salpinus.1, whole genome shotgun sequence encodes:
- the LOC139583860 gene encoding uncharacterized protein, which yields MGGKCTTNDQPQPHQIPNPTRSPTPPDPQPHQIPNLTRSPTPPDPQPHQIPNLTRAPTSPEPQPHQFLSPNLTRSPTPPVPLPNPTKAPTPPVPLPNLTRAPTPSGPLPQPHQIANLTSSSPPTPPVPLPQPHQTPNHISPLPQPHQSPKPISSSPPTSPDPQPHQFLSPNLTRSTTPPVPLPQPHQIPNPISSSPPTPPEPQPHQSPYLIRSLNPTSPSPLTPPEPQPHQVLSPNPTRAPTPPDPQPHQVLSPNLTRAPTPSGPLPQPHQIANPTSSSPLTSPEPQPHQVLSPNLTRAQTPSSPNLPRSTTPPDPQPHQIPNLIRAPTPPDPQPHQVLSPNPTRSSPPTPPEHQPHQVLSPTSPEPQSHQFLSPNLTRAQPHQIPNPIRSSPPTSPEPHPHQFLSPTPPVSLPQPHQVLSPNPISSSPPTPSVPLPQPHHVLSPNLISSSPPTPSVPLPQPHHVLSPNLIRSSPQPHQSLNPTRSSPQPHQVLSPNLTRSPTPPGPLPQPHQVLSSNPTNASPQPHQFLSPTPPEPQPHQSPNTTSSSPPTPPEPQPHQVLSLTSPEPQPHQFLSPNLTRAPTPPVPLPQPHQSPNLTRAPTPSVPLPQPHQSPNPTSSSPPTSPEPQPHQSLSPNPTRSPTPPEPQTHQSPNFTRSPTPPGPLPQPHQIPNPTRAPTPPEPQLHQIPNPTRSSPPTPPEPQPHQSPNPTSSSPQTPPMPLPQPHQCLSPNPTRAPTSPEPQPHQLLSPNPTRDPTPPGPLPQPHQIPNPTRSPTPPVPLPQPHQDLSHNLTRSPTSPEPKPHQSRNPTSSSPPTSPEPQPHQSLSPNPTRTSPTTSPDPQPHQFLSPNPTRAPTPPEPKPHQSPNPIRSSPPTPPDPQLHQFLSPNLTRSPTPPEPQPHQVLSPNPTRAPTPPGPLPQPHQSPNPNSSSPQPHQFLSPTPPGPLPTLSMTSPY from the exons ATGGGAGGAAAG tgcactactaatGACCAGCCCCAACCCCACCAGATCCCCAACCCCACCAGATCCCCAACCCCACCAGATCCCCAACCCCACCAGATCCCCAACCTCACCAGATCCCCAACCCCACCAGATCCCCAACCCCACCAGATCCCCAACCTCACCAGAGCCCCAACCTCACCAGAGCCCCAACCTCACCAGTTCCTCTCCCCCAACCTCACCAGATCGCCAACCCCACCAGTTCCTCTCCCCAACCCCACCAAAGCCCCAACCCCACCAGTTCCTCTCCCCAACCTCACCAGAGCCCCAACCCCTTCAGGTCCTCTCCCCCAACCTCACCAGATCGCCAACCTCACCAGTTCctctcccccaaccccaccagTTCCTCTCCCCCAACCTCACCAGACCCCCAACCACATCAGTCCTCTCCCCCAACCTCACCAGAGCCCCAAACCCATCAGCTCCTCTCCCCCAACCTCACCAGATCCCCAACCCCATCAGTTCCTCTCCCCCAACCTCACCAGATCCACAACCCCACCAGTTCCTCTCCCCCAACCTCACCAGATCCCCAACCCCATCAGTTCctctcccccaaccccaccagAGCCCCAACCTCACCAGAGCCCCTACCTCATCAGATCTCTCAACCCCACCAGTCCCTCTCCCCTGACCCCACCAGAGCCCCAACCCCATCAGGTCctctcccccaaccccaccagAGCCCCAACCCCACCAGATCCCCAACCCCACCAGGTCCTCTCCCCCAACCTCACCAGAGCCCCAACCCCATCAGGTCCTCTCCCCCAACCTCACCAGATCGCCAACCCCACCAGTTCCTCTCCCCTAACCTCACCAGAGCCCCAACCCCATCAGGTCCTCTCCCCCAACCTCACCAGAGCCCAAACCCCATCA AGCCCCAACCTCCCCAGATCCACAACCCCACCAGATCCCCAACCACACCAGATCCCCAACCTCATCAGAGCGCCAACCCCACCAGATCCCCAACCCCACCAGGTCctctcccccaaccccaccaggtcctctcccccaaccccaccagAACACCAACCCCACCAGGTCCTCTCCCCAACCTCACCAGAGCCCCAATCCCATCAGTTCCTCTCCCCCAACCTCACCAGAGCCCAACCTCACCAGATCCCCAACCCCATCAGGTCCTCTCCCCCAACCTCACCAGAGCCCCATCCCCATCAGTTCCTCTCCCCAACCCCACCAGTTTctctcccccaaccccaccagGTCCTCTCCCCCAACCCCATCAGTTCTTCTCCCCCAACCCCATCAGTGCCTCTCCCCCAACCCCATCACGTCCTCTCCCCCAACCTCATAAGTTCTTCTCCCCCAACCCCATCAGTTCCTCTCCCCCAACCCCATCACGTCCTCTCCCCCAACCTCATCAGGTCCTCTCCCCAACCTCACCAGAGCCTCAACCCCACCAG GTCCTCTCCCCAACCCCACCAGGTCCTCTCCCCCAACCTCACCAGATCCCCAACCCCACCAGGTCctctcccccaaccccaccaggtcctctcctccaaccccacCAATGCCTCTCCCCAACCCCACCAGTTCCTCTCCCCAACCCCACCAGAGCCCCAACCTCACCAGAGCCCCAACACCACCAGTTCctctcccccaaccccaccagAGCCCCAACCCCACCAGGTCCTCTCCCTGACCTCACCAGAGCCCCAACCCCACCAGTTCCTCTCCCCCAACCTCACCAGAGCCCCAACCCCACCAGTTCCTCTCCCCCAACCTCACCAGAGCCCCAACCTCACCAGAGCCCCAACCCCATCAGTTCctctcccccaaccccaccagAGCCCCAACCCCACCAGTTCCTCTCCCCCAACCTCACCAGAGCCTCAACCCCATCAGTCCctctcccccaaccccaccagATCCCCAACCCCACCAGAGCCCCAAACCCACCAGAGCCCCAACTTCACCAGATCCCCAACCCCACCAGGTCctctcccccaaccccaccagATCCCCAACCCCACCAGAGCCCCAACCCCACCAGAGCCCCAACTTCACCAGATCCCCAACCCCACCAGGTCctctcccccaaccccaccagAGCCCCAACCTCACCAGAGCCCAAACCCCACCAgttcctctccccaaaccccaccaATGCctctcccccaaccccaccaATGCCTGTCCCCCAACCCCACCAGAGCCCCAACCTCACCAGAGCCCCAACCCCATCAGCTCctctcccccaaccccaccagAGACCCAACCCCACCAGGACCTCTCCCACAACCCCACCAGATCCCCAACCCCACCAGATCGCCAACCCCACCAGTCCctctcccccaaccccaccagGACCTCTCCCACAACCTCACCAGATCCCCAACCTCACCAGAGCCCAAACCTCACCAGAGCCGCAACCCCACCAGTTCCTCTCCCCCAACCTCACCAGAGCCCCAACCCCACCAGTCCctctcccccaaccccaccagGACCTCTCCCACAACCTCACCAGATCCCCAACCCCACCAGTTCctctcccccaaccccaccagAGCCCCAACCCCACCAGAGCCCAAACCTCACCAGAGCCCCAACCCCATCAGGTCctctcccccaaccccaccagATCCCCAACTCCATCAGTTCCTCTCCCCCAACCTCACCAGATCCCCTACCCCACCAGAGCCCCAACCCCACCAGGTCctctcccccaaccccaccagAGCCCCAACCCCACCAGGTCctctcccccaaccccaccagAGCCCCAACCCCAACAGTTCCTCTCCCCAACCCCACCAGTTCCTCTCCCCAACCCCACCAGGTCCTCTCCCCACCCTCAGCATGACAAGCCCCTACTAG